DNA sequence from the Acidobacteriota bacterium genome:
AGGTTTTCCTCTACTCCGAAGGGCTAAAAGGGGCAAGATTGAACCATATCCCCCGATTAAGACTTATAAGCTCGATCGAGGAAGGGATAGATATGGCAGCAGAACGCCTGGGGAGGAATATAAAAACAGCAATAATCCCCGAAGGACCTTACATAATCCCCACCCTATGACAGCCTCTTTCTGAAGAGGGAAAGGCTTACCAGCAAAAAGGAGAACCCAAGGATAAAAAGGGCGATAAACTGTCCCTTAAGGACGGAGAACCCCACCCCTTTCAAAAATATCCCCCGAACGATCACCAAAAAGTAACGGATGGGGATGAGATAGGTGAGGTACTGAACTGCCCGAGGCATATTCTCTATAGGAAAGATAAAACCGGATAAGATCATCGAGGGAAGGAGGGCGAAAAAGGCGGTTATCATCGCCTGTTGCTGGCGTCGGGAGATGACCGAGAAAAGAAGCCCCATCCCCAGCGTGCTCATCAAGAAAAGAGCGGCGCCGAAGAAAAGAAGGAGGATACTCCCCCTAAATGGGACTTTAAACCAATAAATACCGACAAAAAGAACCAAACCAGCATCGATAAAACCGATTATCACATAGGGGATGAGTTTTCCGATAAGGAGTTCCCTTTTCTTTATCGGGGAAACGATCAACTGTTCCAGTGTCCCCGCTTCCTTCTCCTTGGCAATGCTCGTCGCGGTAAGGATGGTGGTCATAACCATCAGGATGAGGGCAATCACCCCGGGAACAAAGAAATTTCTACTCTTCATCTCAGGGTTGTAAAAGACGCGGATCCTCGGATCGAGGATCCCCCCTTCGCCCTCCTCCATTATCCTCCTAAGGTTCAGAGAATAAGGGTTAAACCGCTCGTTTAAGGTAGCTATAATCATCCTTCGGGAAAACCGCTCCACGATCACCGAGGCATAACCCAAAGCGATCCGTGCTGTGTTGGCATCCGCTGCATCAAGAATGAGGGCAAGACTCGCCCTGCTCTTCCTTCCGATGTGGGT
Encoded proteins:
- a CDS encoding ABC transporter permease, encoding MVRKEFRQLSRDRRILPIVIVAPLLQLFLLGYAANLDIRHIPFAVADYSQSAEARELIREFARSGYFDLVMEVDDMRKLDPLIARGEVRMGLVIPANFGTHIGRKSRASLALILDAADANTARIALGYASVIVERFSRRMIIATLNERFNPYSLNLRRIMEEGEGGILDPRIRVFYNPEMKSRNFFVPGVIALILMVMTTILTATSIAKEKEAGTLEQLIVSPIKKRELLIGKLIPYVIIGFIDAGLVLFVGIYWFKVPFRGSILLLFFGAALFLMSTLGMGLLFSVISRRQQQAMITAFFALLPSMILSGFIFPIENMPRAVQYLTYLIPIRYFLVIVRGIFLKGVGFSVLKGQFIALFILGFSFLLVSLSLFRKRLS